The DNA sequence CACATTATTTTGTTTGACTTAACACTATTTAATACATGTTCTGATCTGTCCAAAGCGCGAAGTCAAGCGTGTTGCTGATCTCACTGCTGAAGAGATCACTGATCTGTGGATGATATCACAGAAAGTTGGTAGGCAGCTTGAGAGCTATCATAAGGCATCATCACTTACATTTTGTATCCAAGTAAGAGTTGAACAAAGTGTGTTTACTAAGTACAATAtatttaattttcatgcattatcaTTGTATTGTCACATTAGTAAAAGTATTCGACTTAACAATCATCGCGAGGCGGGACTTATAGCCTATAGTAAGTGCATCTGGTTGGCCTAACTACCTCTCCAGTGTGTCAACATAACATGCCTCTATAGGATAGTACACGCTGCAGAGCACTAATCTTTAAACAAGTGTTTTCCATGTCTTGAACATGATCCAAGTGTGAAATAAAACTTCCTTGTATGCTAAGCTTCTACAATTTGCAAAATCTAACCAAATGATATTTTTCTGAACCTTAGGATGGGCCACAAGCAGGTCAATCAGTACCTCATGTTCATATCCATATCCTTCCTCGGATGAGTCGTGATTATGAGAACAATGATGACATTTATGAAGATGTAAGATTGAAACTTCTTATTTACTTTTGTTTCTCTTAATTTGTCTGTTTTATACTGCTAATTCTTCTAATACTGAGACTTCAGTTTGTTGTTTAAACAATGCTATGACTTgtctatttgaacttgatgcagCATGCACTAAAAAATTCCAACAGTATAGATTTGAAACATGATGGATGCCATTATCTCATTATTCAACTTGGTGCATCTAAAACATTTCCttaatgattattattattctcttttGGATGTTTGTGAATGGtgtagataaataaaaaggagaaaGAGTTGAAAGAAAAGCTTGAGGTGGATAAAGAGAGGAAAGACAGAAGCCTTGAAGAAATGGCTCTTGAGGCAGATGAGTACAGAAAATTCATCATTTGatgctttaaaatttgcaacagAATAATATTTGAACATTACcaaaatcttatattttaaaaGGGAAAAAGAAGATTTCCTGATTAAACATTTTAACCACCAAACTCTCAATTTTCTAGTCTATTTGGACAATTTATATACTTTGTGGTAATCAAAGAATAACTTGTTTCTTTCCTTGAAACTTGAGTTGCAAACTGGATTGAACCAATTATTCAAGGTGTTTGATTCATCTCCTCAAACCCATTTGCTAGTGTTTCAAAACTATTTATCAAGTGCCATCATTTTGTAGCCTTGGCATTCTATATATTTTCCCATGCTGACCAAGATCCAACTTTCTTGTATTCAAAGATATTGAGCATTGACTGGACTAAAAAACAAAGCAATCTTTTCCCATTCAAGGTTAAGAAAATGAAGGAAAATGTGTGTATAAAGTATATAGCCGAGGAGCCAATAGTTCATTACAACAGTTAGATATTAAACTTGTTCCCAACAACGTTAAAACAAGAGGGAAACAAAGTTAACTNNNNNNNNNNNNNNNNNNNNNNNNNNNNNNNNNNNNNNNNNNNNNNNNNNNNNNNNNNNNNNNNNNNNNNNNNNNNNNNNNNNNNNNNNNNNNNNNNNNNNNNNNNNNNNNNNNNNNNNNNNNNNNNNNNNNNNNNNNNNNNNNNNNNNNNNNNNNNNNNNNNNNNNNNNNNNNNNNNNNNNNNNNNNNNNNNNNNNNNNNNNNNNNNNNNNNNNNNNNNNNNNNNNNNNNNNNNNNNNNNNNNNNNNNNNNNNNNNNNNNNNNNNNNNNNNNNNNNNNNNNNNNNNNNNNNNNNNNNNNNNNNNNNNNNNNNNNNNNNNNNNNNNNNNNNNNNNNNNNNNNNNNNNNNNNNNNNNNNNNNNNNNNNNNNNNNNNNNNNNNNNNNNNNNNNNNNNNNNNNNNNNNNNNNNNNNNNNNNNNNNNNNNNNNNNNNNNNNNNNNNNNNNNNNNNNNNNNNNNNNNNNNNNNNNNNNNNNNNNNNNNNNNNNNNNNNNNNNNNNNNNNNNNNNNNNNNNNNNNNNNNNNNNNNNNNNNNNNNNNNNNNNNNNNNNNNNNNNNNNNNNNNNNNNNNNNNNNNNNNNNNNNNNNNNNNNNNNNNNNNNNNNNNNNNNNNNNNNNNNNNNNNNNNNNNNNNNNNNNNNNNNNNNNNNNNNNNNNNNNNNNNNNNNNNNNNNNNNNNNNNNNNNNNNNNNNNNNNNNNNNNNNNNNNNNNNNNNNNNNNNNNNNNNNNNNNNNNNNNNNNNNNNNNNNNNNNNNNNNNNNNNNNNNNNNNNNNNNNNNNNNNNNNNNNNNNNNNNNNNNNNNNNNNNNNNNNNNNNNNNNNNNNNNNNNNNNNNNNNNNNNNNNNNNNNNNNNNNNNNNNNNNNNNNNNNNNNNNNNNNNNNNNNNNNNNNNNNNNNNNNNNNNNNNNNNNNNNNNNNNNNNNNNNNNNNNNNNNNNNNNNNNNNNNNNNNNNNNNNNNNNNNNNNNNNNNNNNNNNNNNNNNNNNNNNNNNNNNNNNAGTATTATATATAAAACGATAACAGGTTGCAATATAGATTGTGGTTGCAGCTCTACGGATTACTGCGTACTGTATTGATATTAAAAGGTTTTGATACGTAGAATATCAATTTAGGTACTATATTCTTTatgctatattttttatttctttttttctttattttttttatttatttattttgatgtgctgttagtgtaaaatagttttacacgtgcatttaataattatatatattatatcagtaaaataattattttttatattaactgtGTATATggttatcaaaaaataaaatgattGTACGACTGAAATATTTTATACGttaatgcattaaaattaaactcttaaaataaaggaaaagataaatttaaaagtaGATTATGAAGATATATAAAGCGACCTATACATGCTATATGTAAATAGTGCAAAGAGAAGTATCACATGCAACGCAAGTATAAATggcttaatatttttaaaaagttttaattatctaatttttaattttactatttGTTATGAATCTTGACACTGCATAAAAATTTTCAGTTAAAGTAGTTATAGGACTAATAACCACCATTATAACAATTATGAAAAAGAATGCAAATTaaatcgtaaaaaaaaaaagagatgtgTTGACAAATAACATTTATATATAGACACATGCCTGTGTCAAACTAATGAGAACAATGTGATTATAATTGAAAATAGGAAAAATAGAAGAGAATAACGGTGTAATGTGATTTATATAGTAAATTAAGTAAAAGTGAATAAAGGAAGATAATAAATATGTTTATAGTTTAACCACCCTTATTATAAAGATAATAGCATTAACATTTAAACTTAAGAATATAAAATGGAAATAAGAATTCTAAGAATACAAAGAAATAAGTTTTAAGCATATACCAccttaaaaatttgtaatatgatAGAAAATGTTAAATGTTTGAGGATAAATACAAATTTTCTTGATCAGTTACACAAATCTATATGTCATTTTACTACTATAACCAATTTCAAGTATGTTAATTTCATCAAAATCATAGTTGCTTACGTGACAACATTGGGGGTTCAAGCTCAGTTTTCCTGAGATTTGTTGCTTTTTGCTGATCTACAAGGCAGAGATCTCTCCCATTAAATGATCTAAAATATCACCAAACTACTAAATTGTTAATAATGTTAATCTCTATTCTTCTCTACCCTTCATCATTCAACCCAGCAAATTTATTAATGTTTATGCATATGATACCATTATGATTTGATTatctttgtttatatatatatatatatatatatacatattgttATTAAACTATTCTATGTTGTTTTCATAGGTgatgtcatttatttatttatatacttttctttacaggttttgctgtatttttttgtAACATTGGAGGAGAGATCTAAGGTACATAGGAGAACAAATAAAGGAGGATAAATTATGGTTCAAGAAACGGATTTCATGGATATTGCAGATAGAGATTTTCTTGGTAGCAGAGATTATAATGATGAATCATCATGACTCGGATCGACTCTGATTTCGAGCCTACGGGCTCCGCCTCTAGGACTTGTTCGCCGGAACGCACTCCATGTCATCTAGCTCCGAAAGTATATTCTCTTGTGCGTCTTTGCATTGAATTAATAGAACTCTCTTAGAGTATAAGAACAAATAAACAGCTTCTCATCTTAGATTAAGATCATATAGTACTTGTTACTAATTTTCTTGTTAGactctttattattatttgtatcaTAATTTATTACGGTATGTTTTTTAGGAATTAAACTTTAAAGTGGTCCCTCGTATTGGCTGCGTGTATTAAAATAGTCCTTGAGATCCCAATTGTACTAATTATGTCCTTAAAATCAGCAAAAGTATACCACGTTAGTCTTTAACTGCGTGACGAGTTACTTGATGGAAAAGGTACTAAGGACTTGATAT is a window from the Arachis hypogaea cultivar Tifrunner chromosome 1, arahy.Tifrunner.gnm2.J5K5, whole genome shotgun sequence genome containing:
- the LOC112794577 gene encoding bifunctional bis(5'-adenosyl)-triphosphatase/adenylylsulfatase FHIT, translated to MAPEYYDFGPYKIHHSSVFYTNDLCFAFVNLRPAVPGHVLICPKREVKRVADLTAEEITDLWMISQKVGRQLESYHKASSLTFCIQDGPQAGQSVPHVHIHILPRMSRDYENNDDIYEDINKKEKELKEKLEVDKERKDRSLEEMALEADEYRKFII